The Panthera tigris isolate Pti1 chromosome A1, P.tigris_Pti1_mat1.1, whole genome shotgun sequence region AGCTGACTTTCACTGAGATTTTGCTGTGCACCAGACACTGTGTTAAGCCCTTTCCATACATTAGTGCAAACCCCATGGAGCAAATAGTAATTAGccctattttgcagatggagaaactgaggctcacaggtGAGTgttcatttgcccaaggtcacatagctaatacATGACCAAATCACTTCCGTGTACAACCATGATCCAAAGCAGTGTGAACTATTACTCACTTTAACCCAACAAGCCTGCAAAAGGACCCCAagaccttggggaaaaaaaaaaaaaaaaagcttctctgCAGTGAGATGTGACCACtcctgggaggggggtggggtggagtacAGCTTCAAACGCTTTCCACGTAATGcactaaaattatttctgaaaggcATTAACTTGCAAGCCTGCCTTGGAAATGACAACATGGAGAGTAGGttaaacaggtttttttcttcatctttggaAAATGGAAACTCCTAATCTcaatttgctttctttccatttgcccCTTTCTCTTAAAAGCAGTGTGCCTTCAGAATTTTAGTTGTTTGAGGGATTATGTTCAGTTCTAACTGAGCCCTGGGTGTGATTGCAGGCATATATATGGTTGTGGCACGTAGCAGCCGTTACCTCTTCTGATATCATGGCACATGACTTTGCAATGATCACCTCCCTCCATTCATTTTCCAGAGTATCTCCCAGGGACAGGAGAGGAACCCAAAGCAGGTCAGTGCCTTAGAGAAGGGACAAGTGTTCCCCAAGCCATGTGGACAGCGTGTCACAGTACCTTCCTGTAGATTTACCTCCTAACCAGATcttgtcttcttgggaaaaaatcAGGAAGCTTTTTGAACAACTTAGACCATTAAACAAAAGAAGATGGACATATTTTTATAGGAGAGGAAGAACTCAGTTTCATCCTAGCAGGATTTGGTGTCTGGTAGCTGAAGGTGAGGGACCACTGTAATTTAAATCTGGGTATTCCATGAATCACCAGAGTTAGAACATTTCTgggtaaaaactgaaaacatgtgACCCTCCGggtgtcttccttctctttcaaatcTCAAGCTTTAGTAACTCAAAGGCTGGATGGGGCCGTGCAGCTGTTAAAAGGCCCTTATTAACTCATAATGAAGGGAGTGCATTGAGGTGATAGCAAGCGgtaaagggaggaggggagaacgCAACCTCTGCAAAGCTCATGGGGAGCGTGGGTCTCTGCAAGAGCCCTGGAAATGCTGAATGAAAACTGCCTTTCTGCGTACGAGCCGCCTGCCTGCTTCCCAAATGCCGCGTCTGCGGTAACTACAAACTATTTTGTATGCTGCATTAGTGACGCTGCCTTAGCCCGCACATCATTACTACTGAGATAACGCTGGTGTGATGTTCAAGTCCAGTGtcctttttaattattaaacCGATGCTGTTGAATGAGTCATTCCACATACCAGGTTTTCCTCCTGTGGTTCTATTTCAAGAGACTAGCGCCTTACTTCGTGTGTTCCACTAACACCTGAGTTGGTTCTTAGCCAGCTACCCAATCTGCAAAGCCTTTGCAGAACAAACAGTATTCCCCAGGCTCCAAACACACACAGGCTGCATAAAAAACAAACCCCACGAAAAACTTTACAGTAAGCTCGTCAGTAAACCCCAGATCTGAAAACGCCCTGTTCCCCGTCCGCCAGTCCCCAACTTACCAAGCGGCAGAGCGATGAAGAAGGGTAGCCAGCACAAGATGAACATACCGACCACAATGCCCAAGGTCTTGGCTGCTTTCTTTTCCCTGGAGAACTTAAAAAGTTTGACAGCTATGGAACTCCTGGGGTTGTGGCCCTTGGCCTTGGTACTGCTGAGGGTGTCCTCATGAAAGTTCTTGGAGTGGATCCTCAGGGTCAGCTCCTTGGAGTTGGACATCTCCTTCATGACTCCGGCCTCCAGGTTCTTGGTGGTCCTCTTGGCAACGATGTACACGCGACAGTACATGACCAGAATGACCGCCAGAGGGATGTAGAAGGAGcccagggaggagaagagggcGTAGAAAGGTTCTTCAGTGACCCCACATTCTTTGTCATCATTGGGCGCGGGCTCCTTCCACCCAAGGAGAGGCCCGATGGAGATGACTGTGGACAAGACCCAGACGCTGAGGAGCGCCAAGATGGCCTTCCTCCGGGTGACCAGCGTGGGGTACTGCAGAGAGTAGCGCACCCCAATGTAGCGATCGATAGAGATGGCGCACAGGCTCAGAATGGAGGCCGTGCAGCACAGGACGTCCACGGCGGCCCAGATGTCACAGAAGACCCGTCCCAGCACCCAGTAGCCGAGCACTTCCAGGGCGGCCGAGAAGGGCAGCACGGTGAAACTCAGCAGCAGGTCGGCAATGGCCAGGTTGACGATGAAGTAGTTGGTGGGTGTCCGCAGGTGACGGTTGCAGGCCACCGACAGGATGACCACGATGTTGCCCACGATGGCAAAGAGGATGAAGGCGCCCAGCACCAGGCCCACGGAGATGGCCCTGGTGATGTCCAGCTGGGGCAGTGTGGAGTTGCTCGAGGTCTGGTTGGGGCCAGTGAAGTTGGCATTTTTCAACTCTCCCCAGTGGGCAGGTGCTGATGTGTTGTGGCCGGTGTCCAGATCGGGATTCATTTTAGAGTCGGCCCTCCATAGCCTGGGGTGAGCGGGGCTGGAAGGGCTGCGGCCGAGCTCCTCAGCTGCCCTGCAACTTTGCTTCGCCCGCGGTCTTCTTCCCAGAGGCGCCCTCCCGGCGAGGACTCATCTCCCCCCcgggcagcccagccccagcgGCGCGTCTCCTGCCTGCACCGAGCCGCCCGCTCGCCCGGCTGTCAGAGGGAGGCGGAGGAGAGAGGGGCCGAGGCGGCAGCTCCAAGTTTAATGGTCCACGTCAGGCGCGCCGGGCCGGCCAGGCGGGGAGCGGCGCGGGAGGGGCGGCGGGCAGGGGGGCGCCCGGCTCGGCTCGGCCCGGCCGGCGGCGGGTGTGCGGGCAGCGGCGCCCAGCGCAGCCAGCGCCGAGGAGGGTCTGCTCGCAACCAGCCGCCTCTGGGCTGACTGCACGGCGGTGACATCAGGCGGGGGAGCCCGGCGCCCTGACTCCGCGCGGCACTAGGGGGCAATGCGGGTCCGGCGAAGGCGCCCGCAGCCCCGACGCCGCCACCCTGGGCAGCCCTGGGCCGGCCGCGCTccccgccaccctcccccaccGACCTACGCGAGCcaagggatgggagggggaggaagggtgaCCTGAGCTTGGGGAGCCCCGTCCCCAACCTTAGGTGGCCCGCTGGGATTCTTGCCCCTCCTGTTCACCCTTGGGTCTCAAAAGCGGCGTGGGGTGCTTACcgctcctgggggaggggggcgtctGGAATCAGCACCCAGACTTAGGGGGATAGGCAACTTGTGTGGAGCCTGAAAGAAGAATTGCCAGGTTAGGCAGCAGGTGAGAGGGACTTGAGTGGGATCTGAGACCAACCCCCAGCCTTTACCTCCCTGGTAAGCCCAGAGGCTTCTCTTCGTTCATTCGTttgttcactc contains the following coding sequences:
- the ADRA1B gene encoding alpha-1B adrenergic receptor; amino-acid sequence: MNPDLDTGHNTSAPAHWGELKNANFTGPNQTSSNSTLPQLDITRAISVGLVLGAFILFAIVGNIVVILSVACNRHLRTPTNYFIVNLAIADLLLSFTVLPFSAALEVLGYWVLGRVFCDIWAAVDVLCCTASILSLCAISIDRYIGVRYSLQYPTLVTRRKAILALLSVWVLSTVISIGPLLGWKEPAPNDDKECGVTEEPFYALFSSLGSFYIPLAVILVMYCRVYIVAKRTTKNLEAGVMKEMSNSKELTLRIHSKNFHEDTLSSTKAKGHNPRSSIAVKLFKFSREKKAAKTLGIVVGMFILCWLPFFIALPLGSLFSTLKPPDAVFKVVFWLGYFNSCLNPIIYPCSSKEFKRAFVRILGCQCRGRRRRRRRRRLGGCAYTYRPWTRGGSLERSQSRKDSLDDSGSCLSGSQRTLPSASPSPGYLGRGAPPPVELCAFPEWKAPGALLSLPAPEPPGRRGRHDSGPLFTFKLLSEPESPGTDGGASNGGCEAATDVANGQPGFKTNMPLAPGQF